Proteins encoded in a region of the Trichosurus vulpecula isolate mTriVul1 chromosome 9, mTriVul1.pri, whole genome shotgun sequence genome:
- the LOC118832296 gene encoding LOW QUALITY PROTEIN: single Ig IL-1-related receptor-like (The sequence of the model RefSeq protein was modified relative to this genomic sequence to represent the inferred CDS: substituted 1 base at 1 genomic stop codon), giving the protein MSPEDGKLYDAYISYTSSPEDRKFVNFILKPQLENQHGYKLLLDDRDVLPNSEPSADLIMNLSRCRRLIVVLSDTFLGQAWCRHNFREGLWRLLELSRRPIFITFEGQTRNPLHPALHLLRQHRHVVTLLLWRPGSVTPSSDFWKELRLALPXKVHYRALVSDPQTQLQEDKDPMLTLHGGFLEGRPGPDPDPDPDPEGDLGVRGPIFKDLPPPCMSPIPELPRLKPSGGETQRNDINVSDLGSRNYGARTDFYCLVTEDDM; this is encoded by the coding sequence ATGGGAAGCTCTATGATGCCTACATCTCTTACACCAGCTCTCCAGAAGACAGGAAGTTTGTGAACTTCATCCTAAAACCACAGCTGGAGAATCAGCATGGCTACAAGCTTCTCCTGGATGACAGAGATGTTCTCCCCAACTCAGAGCCCTCCGCAGATCTGATAATGAACCTCAGCCGATGTCGGCGCCTTATTGTGGTTCTCTCAGACACTTTCCTGGGCCAGGCCTGGTGCAGACACAATTTCAGGGAAGGCCTATGGAGGCTCCTTGAATTGTCCCGAAGGCCAATCTTCATCACATTTGAGGGTCAGACCCGCAATCCTTTACACCCTGCTCTCCACCTGCTTCGGCAGCACCGACATGTTGTGACCCTGCTTCTGTGGAGGCCAGGCTCTGTGACTCCCTCCTCCGATTTTTGGAAGGAACTACGTCTAGCCCTGCCATGAAAGGTGCACTATAGGGCCCTGGTGAGTGACCCCCAGACTCAGCTACAGGAGGACAAGGATCCCATGTTGACCCTCCACGGTGGCTTCCTGGAGGGCCGGCCTGGTCCAGACCCGGACCCTGACCCTGACCCCGAAGGAGACTTGGGTGTCAGGGGACCCATCTTTAAAGACCTCCCCCCTCCATGCATGAGCCCAATCCCTGAGCTGCCAAGACTTAAGCCTTCTGGTGGGGAAACCCAGCGGAATGACATCAATGTCTCTGACCTGGGATCTCGCAACTATGGGGCCCGGACTGACTTTTACTGCCTGGTCACTGAAGATGACATGTAG